One genomic segment of Candidatus Woesearchaeota archaeon includes these proteins:
- a CDS encoding DUF11 domain-containing protein, with amino-acid sequence MNNKLVNYGLLIICLIIFTTTVSAETLVLNLNSQVYSTGESAKVFGYTLDDNFGALNSTPISIYYDGTLVYSGASDINGYFEYYINNVSIGSHNVTANTSQAEQFLTFSVVQAKPTYQIIASSLVVPFSNPVLNFTVNEYEGLVLTSNPYNYTVFYENGSTVNTYAGISGVSELLTLPSVAGTYTIIVNGQKSFTVSVAKFTLKFKITDSVGNLKDTFKPGGIAYFEVEGYSNGQRITNATVTAKVTDPAGTVKTVSFAESNGIYNGNTNVTQTGTPIQLRAGEYNVEFIMRDRSNNEQKVFGFFKVLGLNVDVDLVDKKPYVSGEVAEFDLIVKDLTDGTLLDHDEVTYFFELEQNGKFYDVSSVVASSDSDPTTTSVVAYTVPASLEDGAYFLRVKAVSSGKSGSSNEYFEVSNTQLFMKLTDYYDGFRDIFNPGESAKVKFESNTNLSFAVLEIYNRDGVLQNTYNVSISSESSSEISFNVPQTTEKYRAKLTVTTSDGNTVVRDRWFSVQNYQSFMDMRNLNNEFQFGFQAGENFLGHINVFDIVNNEPADLTGFTVKIDKLVNEENQKEYANVNAIKNNSLSDEDVGILVYKILPPSLDNGIYRVEYTLVDTAGKSFNGEGWFGISAFDVDVSTYGSNGQRKEVFASGESINISIQLSTNKNGTARLHRDFYPEATFEVINGKGSVVLSSTASSNSLKLPSESGFYGFGIDVETDDGESGLGNGFFEIRNLNFRSINVRNNGKFAPGDNIIADVTIEKQGSLVNQTNVTVARVFRASDFSDVTSRITDTGAALTDQYGVTTITLLQNSNLEPGEYFVELQASKGTDLTFGGFGFRIVEDKIIVTINDADKQFSQTDNIEINVKVTHQNDTPKSNVTVNLTGLMNFNTWAPVAANKQATTASNGVATITVSAANYNPGRYAPILSIQENSGNFIGFGSGEFEIKPFDTTVFFTDNKESYSTGETIYVNISVTGDATVTTTIKDITGNTVSGIDYYYSNNLLTINNELTPGPYFADVSITQSGKTVTKTLWFDVIAPWMQINPPLDPTFGSSDTININYTVFTNGVNGINDANGTINITTIENMWTGEEIPVGISFNGEGNDIYSLDLTSYALSSGDYLLNFEILENPEFTNNMYFRIDNNVRIFVETTTNSSTRNATINFTINGLNTPDIWLEGYWNYQTWEYTDVDPDQLMAFGGTTEFQLTNLENGFYEANFRINESGEVYYWNAFFDIRYKDVQIDAPEQANVNEMVQFNITSSLNRTTNFWILDPFTGNELLKRTISPGLTNINYTFDYNGNFVYSYGDTKWDAFPNGENIRIIQSGFNVNWPHGNNRYVLTDNRNFTFNVSSTLANASLTLTFKNLFTGTKTIKTDLTTAETSNQNKIFSYSLNDLNLTSTGPHDIILELDDGSTKKPKEYFFIDIYPDNYEAWAWTTQWEYQAGNPAQIQVDIYNITDNWQPVTAENIDLAVLKDIYWSDMDSSRYTFTTSGNTANITTDNFETGNYHAELNVTIGGTPRIIPVDFFVKGNDNLEVFWDQAKWDYSTSENYTLIVKVRDAGQPVSGVQAQFVRLETRPENWDDEPTQIVVPTSAYSFTPENQTATNGSVEFKMDLSQIPSLETGGYTGRLLVGGQTIWFDFQVRTYAVDAYTTEWEYGITDTIELNARARNIDDWQPIEEDGNIQIEKILKHEPGTWEPQEIPISAFGLTSSTFDVTDGEALIELQPNASALLLDNVYEFEIKLKMNLTSSGVSNGWSWFRLSNGTKPNAQIIDGTGSVPDVIFGGQSYTLQLTGATNATLRNIWGPNGKSYNEPLINTGSALELNFTTPQFPGWYTMEIEIIRSEGFSEFIYEDFIIGSGTEMTTFMPNGENIIPEINFTVVAELFGESDEDPFCPDCNSGSWFGPLANKTITLVGIKDLQTFQLIDVSHLGINQTTNDFPDFMISGGDQSNEDNVICYDLETEEECDTKDYCGWLYDDPSETYFCQDLSVVCGIIDSEQECVNTGCSWNMDSCMYSGEQDMMGGGPGEGEMMGPYEMPGMAVFTLNPTILNLTQGKKYDLVFEYIDDDSEEYQKTQFVQVEQFHVSISKNTVNLQPKSTQNVWVLAADLQGDPLTNCTIRFTGMYDEKNYQLVKTMNVTGNVTGNGTYEFSYITPSLPGQYLVEGTASCTINNERKRQDIAYFIDVGTKSLQVDMKTKFAPGENLKIDITTTDRNGNPISQKLDLTLFHDLDYEGSILPLSGVDCTSLEAAQSWESGGGWAPNSNLQLETNSLGKLVLELCPLPDGEYFVDIFPLMEFMEFNDQREDIGYFQDFIVSSGNIEVNSDLTYTIGDTVTLNITVTNDYGEPINGTLTTIEALLEDLTGFSEIIVYENESLNLPLTQGNVEYSFTIPSQGIDEETENITNITTGPVNVLLRVIGADGTSYSTDNLQFVIMDDNVSTITASETVGVNELIDIHIESTNDNRLKAMMGMFFLKDNTEKEKEWFVEGGVFLKNDSENNKSYADFKILSPSEPGEYYLGMPIMDISASMDSEGAFQKILITPITVKVETQTVNGTVHYLENNSPVYNAKIKIGKAEVFTNAQGQYSVNVAKGFKQLILEKKMSDGTKYFVKSDNLLNITQDVSNLTVYIYDINMDAELNETIIQITPSTNLTTKKILVTTTMNNTGNNFVDLDNSDLSVIAASEELITTNVTLNETTIETTEVTPENITRTEPYKVLIQLKKDVTNEISIILQNSQIQNATISALLEKEYEVNSSLSGGIIQNYCGDGRCAIEEISTCSIDCSGVTDICGDGNVTGSENCDGQNVNGMTCSNFGYTSGTLGCIDDCRGWNFSQCVWETPGDLNDTNQTNETQELEELIINNANTVANDTHMLFEFQIENLSNSPYCNGTSITEEEFEEWVVGINSTNGGCDDEGCWLEEDYAAIISVNSSGYKENELEYWNGSSMTVNESKTFSTEISCQTNQIFINILKEDIGITCGVIQLRYETWYGDDSTEFYNIQDSLLDSIGITCEQEPLPQSERQELNITNAVINKNDTTTEFQMTLQNLSTISMCGGENLNMGSFERWQITFDNQAPGGCNIPEECNGTEDYKLNVEMNYNGTQNPEAAYWNGSEFVTNNTLTNAMDYYKDCNTNTITFRIPNSQVQIDTCTNITGVFATEFDDGMNSTIISTMISNALTDCGSEEQNTINMTVTKTALQQTVENGSVITFVINITNQDIINATNVELIDMYGGIPEGILDFGDEANPIYTYYNESLDKIIWYLNISAGQTTMIEVNFTATNLGNATNNVTLLDNQGDFVDFDEEIVEVIPQSQGGQEQQGTMNLSLSKTAIENRVENGSIVTFIINVTNIGTLNATNFQLVDMYGGIPEGILDFENETYPLFDDYNETLNRITWDLNLNTGQAFIAEVNFTAVDVGNATNNVTLLTNESNVYSFTTETVEIIPGNQSQEPQTAGLSGTVTGSIIENATIEIINTSNMQTIATIYTNNESMFNTSLPPGIYDLFIMLPEYYDYSDIEIEVMGLNITAQETLNVMVPHISGDIYINNEPVNGLVQIDNGTQANISVLFNNSDNYSMNVSFDVNASLIGDTTLYPAPITILGPQTAEFLDTQRTPTTIGINNLSFDFFMDIPQENVLSGTIANNIGQLGIFLNEISFPVNVTPIITGPLSCSGTLDCTAIQDSGNCTTVQNATYGACTWNTNSSTCITVESCQYINNSEGCMPADIDIGCTWS; translated from the coding sequence ATGAACAACAAGCTTGTAAATTATGGGTTATTAATTATTTGTTTGATTATTTTTACAACAACAGTTTCTGCTGAGACTCTAGTTCTCAATTTGAACAGTCAAGTTTATTCAACAGGAGAATCCGCTAAAGTTTTTGGCTATACTTTAGATGATAACTTTGGCGCACTAAATAGTACGCCTATAAGTATCTATTACGATGGAACCCTAGTATATTCTGGAGCAAGTGATATTAATGGATACTTTGAATATTATATAAATAATGTATCTATAGGATCTCATAATGTTACTGCTAATACCTCCCAAGCAGAGCAGTTCTTAACATTTAGTGTTGTTCAAGCCAAGCCCACTTATCAAATCATTGCAAGTTCATTAGTTGTTCCTTTTAGTAATCCAGTTCTTAATTTTACTGTGAACGAATATGAAGGTTTAGTTCTCACATCAAATCCTTATAATTATACAGTTTTCTATGAAAATGGTTCTACAGTAAATACTTATGCAGGTATTAGCGGTGTATCTGAGCTTTTGACGCTTCCTTCAGTTGCCGGAACTTATACTATAATTGTGAATGGCCAAAAATCTTTTACGGTGTCAGTTGCAAAATTCACTCTTAAATTCAAAATAACGGACTCTGTAGGTAATCTTAAAGACACTTTTAAACCAGGAGGCATTGCTTATTTTGAAGTAGAAGGATACTCTAATGGACAAAGAATTACTAATGCTACCGTTACCGCAAAAGTTACTGATCCAGCAGGAACTGTTAAAACAGTTTCGTTTGCTGAATCAAACGGTATTTACAACGGCAATACTAATGTTACTCAAACAGGCACTCCTATACAATTAAGAGCAGGAGAGTACAATGTTGAATTCATAATGAGAGATAGATCCAATAACGAACAAAAAGTTTTTGGATTCTTTAAAGTTTTAGGTTTAAATGTTGATGTTGATTTGGTAGATAAAAAACCTTATGTTTCTGGTGAAGTTGCAGAGTTTGATTTGATAGTAAAAGATTTAACAGACGGTACTCTTTTAGATCATGATGAGGTTACTTATTTTTTCGAATTAGAACAAAACGGCAAATTTTATGATGTTAGTAGCGTAGTTGCTTCTTCAGATTCAGATCCTACAACAACGTCTGTAGTTGCATATACGGTTCCTGCTTCTTTAGAAGATGGCGCTTATTTTTTAAGGGTTAAAGCAGTAAGTTCTGGAAAATCTGGAAGTTCTAATGAATATTTTGAAGTTTCTAACACTCAGTTATTTATGAAATTAACAGATTATTATGATGGATTCAGAGATATTTTTAATCCAGGAGAATCTGCAAAAGTCAAATTTGAATCAAATACTAATCTTTCATTTGCTGTGCTTGAGATTTATAATAGAGATGGCGTTCTTCAAAACACTTATAATGTTAGCATTTCTTCAGAAAGCTCTAGCGAAATTTCTTTTAATGTTCCACAAACAACTGAGAAATATAGAGCTAAATTAACAGTAACAACAAGTGATGGAAACACAGTTGTAAGGGACAGATGGTTTTCTGTTCAAAATTATCAATCTTTTATGGATATGAGAAATTTAAATAATGAATTTCAGTTCGGTTTTCAAGCAGGAGAAAATTTTTTAGGACATATCAATGTTTTTGACATAGTTAATAATGAACCTGCAGATCTGACTGGTTTTACTGTTAAAATAGATAAGCTTGTAAATGAAGAAAATCAAAAAGAATACGCCAATGTTAATGCCATAAAAAATAATAGTTTAAGCGATGAAGATGTAGGCATATTAGTATACAAGATACTGCCTCCCTCATTAGATAATGGTATTTACAGAGTTGAATATACTTTAGTTGACACTGCAGGTAAAAGCTTTAATGGAGAAGGCTGGTTTGGAATAAGTGCTTTTGACGTTGATGTTTCAACTTATGGTTCTAATGGTCAGAGAAAAGAAGTATTCGCCTCAGGTGAATCAATAAACATTTCTATTCAATTATCTACAAACAAAAATGGAACTGCCAGACTCCACAGAGATTTTTATCCAGAAGCAACTTTTGAAGTAATAAATGGAAAAGGTTCAGTGGTATTGTCAAGCACTGCAAGCTCAAATAGTTTGAAACTTCCTTCCGAATCAGGTTTCTACGGTTTTGGAATAGATGTTGAAACAGATGATGGAGAATCAGGATTAGGTAATGGATTCTTTGAAATTAGAAATTTGAATTTCAGAAGCATTAATGTAAGGAACAACGGAAAATTTGCTCCTGGCGATAATATAATTGCAGACGTAACAATAGAAAAACAAGGTTCATTAGTAAATCAAACAAATGTTACTGTGGCAAGAGTTTTTAGAGCATCAGATTTTTCAGATGTCACTTCAAGAATTACAGATACAGGTGCTGCGCTTACAGATCAATATGGTGTCACTACGATTACGCTTTTACAAAATAGTAATTTAGAACCAGGAGAATATTTTGTAGAACTACAAGCATCAAAAGGCACAGATTTAACATTTGGCGGATTTGGATTTAGAATAGTGGAAGATAAAATAATTGTAACAATAAATGATGCAGACAAACAATTTAGCCAAACGGACAATATTGAAATAAATGTTAAAGTAACACATCAAAATGATACTCCAAAATCAAATGTTACCGTCAATTTAACAGGACTGATGAATTTCAATACATGGGCTCCAGTTGCAGCAAACAAACAAGCAACAACTGCTTCTAACGGAGTAGCAACAATAACAGTCTCTGCAGCAAACTACAATCCAGGAAGGTACGCTCCAATCCTAAGCATACAAGAAAATTCAGGCAACTTTATAGGATTTGGCTCTGGAGAATTTGAAATTAAACCCTTTGATACAACAGTTTTCTTCACAGATAACAAAGAATCATACTCAACAGGAGAAACAATCTATGTAAATATAAGCGTGACAGGAGACGCAACTGTAACAACCACAATTAAAGACATAACAGGAAACACTGTAAGTGGAATAGATTATTATTATTCAAACAACCTTTTAACTATAAATAATGAACTAACTCCAGGACCTTATTTTGCGGATGTAAGCATAACTCAAAGTGGAAAAACAGTAACCAAAACACTATGGTTTGATGTAATTGCACCATGGATGCAAATAAATCCTCCTTTAGACCCAACATTTGGCTCTAGCGATACTATAAACATAAATTACACCGTTTTTACAAATGGTGTAAATGGCATAAATGATGCTAATGGCACAATAAATATTACGACAATAGAAAATATGTGGACTGGAGAAGAAATCCCTGTAGGCATATCTTTTAACGGAGAAGGAAATGATATTTATTCATTAGATTTAACTTCATACGCGCTTAGTTCAGGAGACTACTTGTTAAATTTTGAAATACTAGAAAATCCAGAATTTACAAACAACATGTATTTTAGAATAGATAATAATGTAAGAATATTCGTCGAAACAACAACAAATTCAAGCACCCGAAATGCAACAATAAATTTCACAATCAATGGTCTGAACACTCCAGACATATGGCTTGAAGGATACTGGAACTATCAGACTTGGGAATATACAGATGTGGATCCTGATCAACTAATGGCTTTTGGCGGAACAACAGAATTCCAACTAACAAATTTAGAAAACGGATTTTATGAAGCAAACTTTAGAATAAATGAAAGCGGAGAAGTATATTATTGGAACGCTTTCTTTGACATAAGATACAAAGATGTACAAATAGACGCACCAGAACAAGCTAACGTAAATGAAATGGTACAATTCAACATAACTTCAAGCTTAAATAGAACAACAAATTTTTGGATACTAGATCCATTTACAGGAAATGAATTACTAAAAAGAACAATAAGCCCGGGATTAACAAACATAAATTACACTTTTGACTACAACGGAAACTTCGTTTACAGCTACGGCGACACAAAATGGGATGCATTTCCTAACGGAGAAAACATAAGAATAATACAATCAGGATTCAATGTAAATTGGCCTCATGGAAACAACAGATACGTATTAACCGATAATAGAAACTTCACATTTAACGTATCTTCAACATTAGCGAATGCATCATTAACTTTAACTTTCAAAAACTTATTTACAGGAACAAAAACTATAAAGACAGACCTTACAACAGCAGAAACCTCAAATCAAAACAAAATATTTAGTTACAGCTTAAACGACTTGAATCTAACATCAACAGGACCTCACGATATAATACTGGAATTAGATGATGGCTCAACAAAAAAACCAAAAGAATACTTCTTCATAGACATATACCCGGACAACTATGAAGCATGGGCATGGACTACACAATGGGAATACCAAGCAGGAAACCCTGCACAAATACAAGTCGATATATATAATATAACAGACAACTGGCAACCTGTAACTGCAGAAAACATAGATTTGGCAGTTCTAAAAGATATTTATTGGAGTGACATGGACTCTAGTAGATACACATTTACAACTTCAGGAAACACAGCAAACATAACAACGGACAACTTTGAAACAGGAAACTACCACGCAGAACTAAACGTAACAATAGGAGGAACTCCAAGAATTATACCTGTCGATTTCTTTGTAAAAGGAAATGATAATCTAGAAGTATTTTGGGACCAGGCAAAATGGGATTATTCAACATCGGAAAATTACACTTTGATAGTAAAAGTAAGAGATGCAGGTCAACCAGTCTCAGGAGTTCAAGCACAATTTGTTAGGTTAGAAACAAGACCTGAAAATTGGGATGATGAACCAACACAAATAGTAGTTCCAACATCCGCATACAGTTTCACACCTGAAAATCAAACAGCAACTAATGGCTCCGTAGAATTCAAAATGGACTTATCGCAAATACCAAGCTTAGAAACAGGAGGATACACAGGACGACTGCTTGTGGGAGGACAAACAATATGGTTTGATTTCCAAGTAAGAACATACGCAGTAGACGCATACACAACAGAATGGGAATATGGTATAACTGACACAATAGAACTTAATGCAAGAGCAAGAAATATAGACGACTGGCAACCAATAGAAGAAGATGGAAATATACAAATAGAAAAAATACTAAAACACGAACCAGGAACTTGGGAACCTCAAGAAATTCCAATAAGTGCATTCGGATTAACATCCTCGACGTTTGATGTGACTGACGGAGAAGCCCTAATAGAATTGCAGCCAAATGCTTCAGCGCTTTTATTAGATAATGTGTATGAATTTGAAATCAAACTAAAAATGAATTTAACATCAAGCGGAGTCTCAAATGGTTGGTCATGGTTCAGACTAAGCAACGGCACAAAACCAAATGCTCAAATCATAGATGGAACAGGATCTGTACCGGATGTAATTTTTGGAGGACAAAGTTATACTTTACAATTAACAGGCGCAACAAATGCAACCTTAAGAAACATATGGGGTCCAAACGGGAAATCCTATAATGAACCTCTAATAAACACAGGAAGCGCTTTGGAATTAAACTTTACAACACCTCAATTCCCTGGTTGGTACACCATGGAAATAGAAATAATAAGAAGTGAAGGATTCTCAGAATTCATATACGAAGACTTCATAATAGGAAGCGGAACAGAAATGACAACATTCATGCCTAATGGTGAAAACATAATACCTGAAATAAATTTTACAGTGGTTGCTGAATTATTTGGAGAATCAGACGAAGATCCATTTTGCCCAGATTGTAACTCAGGTTCTTGGTTTGGACCATTAGCTAACAAAACAATAACATTAGTCGGTATAAAAGACCTACAAACATTCCAATTAATAGATGTATCTCATCTTGGAATAAACCAAACAACAAACGACTTCCCTGACTTTATGATATCTGGCGGAGATCAAAGTAATGAAGACAACGTTATTTGCTATGATTTAGAAACCGAAGAAGAGTGCGACACAAAAGATTATTGCGGTTGGTTATATGATGATCCTTCAGAAACATACTTCTGTCAAGATCTATCTGTCGTGTGCGGAATAATAGATTCAGAACAAGAATGTGTCAATACTGGTTGTTCATGGAACATGGACTCTTGCATGTATTCAGGAGAACAAGACATGATGGGCGGAGGCCCGGGAGAAGGAGAAATGATGGGACCATATGAAATGCCAGGCATGGCAGTATTCACATTAAACCCTACAATACTAAACTTAACTCAAGGAAAAAAATACGATTTAGTATTTGAATACATAGATGATGATAGTGAAGAATACCAAAAAACACAATTCGTACAAGTAGAACAATTCCACGTATCAATATCAAAAAATACAGTTAATTTGCAACCAAAAAGCACACAAAATGTGTGGGTGCTAGCAGCAGATTTACAAGGAGATCCGCTAACAAACTGCACTATAAGATTCACAGGAATGTACGATGAGAAAAATTACCAACTAGTAAAAACGATGAATGTAACAGGAAATGTAACAGGAAATGGAACTTACGAATTTTCATACATAACACCTTCCTTGCCAGGTCAATATCTTGTTGAAGGAACAGCATCATGCACAATAAACAATGAAAGAAAAAGACAAGACATAGCTTACTTTATAGATGTTGGAACAAAATCCCTACAAGTAGATATGAAAACAAAATTTGCTCCAGGAGAAAATCTAAAAATAGATATAACAACAACTGATAGAAACGGAAATCCAATAAGTCAAAAACTAGACTTGACTCTATTCCACGATTTAGACTATGAAGGATCAATACTGCCTTTAAGCGGAGTAGATTGCACTTCTTTAGAAGCTGCACAAAGTTGGGAATCTGGAGGAGGATGGGCTCCTAATAGCAACTTGCAACTAGAGACAAATAGTTTGGGAAAACTAGTATTAGAATTATGTCCTCTGCCGGACGGAGAATACTTCGTAGACATATTTCCTCTAATGGAATTTATGGAATTCAATGATCAAAGAGAGGACATAGGATATTTCCAAGACTTCATCGTAAGCTCAGGAAACATAGAGGTTAATTCAGACTTAACTTACACCATAGGAGACACAGTAACATTAAACATAACAGTTACAAATGACTACGGAGAACCAATCAACGGAACCTTAACCACTATAGAAGCATTGCTTGAAGACTTAACAGGATTCAGCGAAATAATAGTATATGAAAATGAATCTCTAAATCTACCTTTAACACAAGGAAACGTAGAATACTCATTTACAATACCCTCGCAAGGAATAGATGAAGAAACAGAAAACATAACAAATATAACAACAGGACCTGTAAACGTGCTCTTAAGAGTAATAGGTGCAGATGGAACATCATACTCTACAGATAATTTACAATTTGTAATAATGGATGATAACGTTTCAACAATAACTGCAAGCGAAACAGTAGGCGTCAATGAACTAATAGACATACATATAGAATCAACAAATGATAACAGACTAAAAGCGATGATGGGAATGTTCTTCCTAAAAGACAACACAGAAAAAGAAAAAGAATGGTTCGTAGAAGGAGGCGTATTCCTAAAGAATGATTCTGAGAATAACAAAAGCTACGCAGATTTCAAAATATTAAGTCCGTCAGAACCAGGAGAATATTATTTAGGAATGCCTATAATGGACATATCAGCGTCAATGGACTCAGAAGGAGCATTTCAAAAAATACTCATAACGCCAATAACAGTAAAAGTAGAAACACAAACAGTAAACGGAACAGTACATTACCTAGAAAATAACTCTCCAGTCTACAACGCAAAAATAAAAATAGGAAAAGCAGAAGTCTTTACAAATGCACAAGGACAATATTCTGTGAATGTAGCAAAAGGATTCAAACAACTAATCTTAGAGAAAAAAATGAGTGATGGAACAAAATACTTCGTAAAATCCGATAACTTACTAAACATAACACAAGACGTCTCAAACCTAACAGTTTACATATACGACATAAATATGGATGCGGAACTAAACGAAACAATAATACAAATAACTCCATCAACAAACTTGACAACAAAAAAAATACTAGTAACAACAACAATGAACAACACAGGAAACAACTTCGTAGACTTAGATAATTCAGATTTAAGCGTAATAGCCGCATCTGAAGAACTAATAACTACAAATGTAACTCTAAATGAAACAACAATAGAAACAACAGAAGTAACGCCAGAAAACATAACTAGAACTGAACCTTACAAAGTGCTAATACAACTCAAAAAAGATGTGACAAATGAAATTTCAATAATACTGCAAAATTCCCAAATTCAAAACGCAACAATATCCGCGCTATTAGAAAAAGAATACGAAGTAAACTCTTCACTAAGCGGAGGAATAATACAAAATTACTGCGGAGACGGAAGATGCGCGATAGAAGAAATATCAACTTGTTCCATAGATTGTAGTGGAGTTACAGACATATGCGGGGATGGAAATGTAACAGGATCAGAGAATTGCGACGGACAAAACGTTAACGGAATGACCTGTTCAAATTTCGGATACACATCAGGAACACTAGGATGTATAGATGATTGCAGAGGATGGAATTTTAGCCAATGCGTATGGGAAACCCCCGGAGACTTAAATGACACAAACCAAACAAATGAAACCCAGGAACTAGAAGAACTAATAATAAATAATGCGAATACAGTAGCAAATGACACACACATGCTATTTGAATTCCAAATAGAAAACTTATCTAATTCGCCTTACTGCAATGGAACTTCAATAACAGAAGAAGAATTCGAAGAATGGGTAGTGGGAATAAACAGCACTAACGGTGGATGCGACGACGAGGGTTGTTGGCTTGAAGAAGACTACGCAGCAATAATAAGCGTGAATAGCTCAGGATACAAAGAAAACGAACTAGAATACTGGAACGGATCTTCAATGACTGTAAATGAATCAAAAACATTCTCTACAGAAATATCTTGCCAAACAAACCAAATCTTCATAAACATACTAAAAGAAGACATAGGAATAACATGCGGAGTAATACAACTACGATACGAAACATGGTATGGTGATGACTCCACGGAATTCTACAACATCCAAGACAGCCTACTAGATTCAATTGGTATTACCTGCGAACAAGAACCTTTACCACAATCAGAAAGACAAGAACTAAACATAACAAACGCAGTAATAAACAAAAATGATACAACAACAGAATTCCAAATGACTCTGCAGAACCTCTCCACAATCTCTATGTGTGGAGGAGAAAACTTAAACATGGGCAGTTTTGAAAGATGGCAAATAACCTTTGACAACCAAGCACCAGGAGGTTGCAATATACCAGAAGAATGCAATGGAACAGAAGATTACAAATTAAATGTTGAAATGAACTACAACGGAACACAAAACCCTGAAGCAGCATACTGGAACGGATCAGAATTTGTCACAAACAACACACTAACAAACGCTATGGATTACTACAAAGACTGCAATACAAACACAATAACTTTTAGAATACCAAACTCTCAAGTACAAATAGATACATGCACAAACATAACTGGAGTATTTGCAACAGAATTCGACGATGGAATGAACTCAACAATAATATCGACAATGATTTCAAACGCATTAACAGACTGTGGAAGCGAAGAACAAAACACAATAAACATGACTGTAACAAAAACAGCACTACAACAAACAGTTGAAAACGGCAGCGTAATAACATTTGTCATAAATATAACAAATCAAGACATTATCAATGCAACCAATGTCGAGCTCATAGATATGTATGGGGGAATACCTGAAGGAATACTTGATTTCGGAGATGAAGCAAATCCAATATATACATACTACAACGAATCTTTGGACAAAATTATATGGTATCTAAATATATCTGCTGGGCAAACAACAATGATAGAAGTAAATTTTACAGCAACAAATCTTGGTAATGCAACTAATAATGTGACGTTGTTAGATAATCAAGGTGACTTTGTAGACTTTGATGAAGAAATAGTTGAAGTAATTCCTCAAAGCCAAGGAGGCCAAGAGCAACAAGGAACAATGAATCTTTCACTTTCAAAAACAGCTATTGAAAACAGAGTTGAAAATGGAAGCATTGTAACTTTTATAATTAATGTTACAAACATAGGAACTCTAAACGCTACAAACTTCCAACTCGTAGATATGTATGGGGGAATACCTGAAGGAATACTTGATTTTGAAAATGAAACATATCCGTTGTTTGATGATTATAATGAAACATTAAACAGGATAACTTGGGATTTAAACCTAAACACAGGTCAAGCATTCATAGCAGAAGTGAACTTTACAGCTGTTGATGTAGGTAATGCTACTAATAATGTGACTTTACTAACTAATGAATCAAATGTTTACAGCTTTACAACAGAAACAGTAGAAATTATACCTGGAAACCAAAGCCAAGAACCACAAACAGCGGGCTTATCAGGAACAGTAACAGGATCAATAATAGAAAACGCAACAATAGAAATAATAAACACAAGCAATATGCAAACAATAGCAACAATATACACAAACAATGAAAGCATGTTCAACACATCTTTACCTCCGGGAATATACGATTTGTTCATAATGCTACCTGAATACTACGATTATTCAGATATAGAAATAGAAGTAATGGGCCTAAACATAACCGCGCAAGAAACGCTCAACGTAATGGTTCCACACATATCAGGAGACATATACATAAATAACGAACCTGTTAATGGATTAGTTCAAATAGATAATGGAACCCAAGCAAATATAAGTGTGCTATTTAATAACTCAGACAATTACTCAATGAACGTCTCTTTTGATGTCAACGCTTCATTAATAGGAGACACAACATTATATCCTGCACCAATAACAATCTTAGGTCCTCAAACTGCAGAATTCCTAGATACACAAAGAACACCGACAACAATAGGAATAAACAACTTATCTTTTGACTTTTTTATGGATATACCACAAGAAAATGTATTATCAGGAACAATCGCAAACAACATAGGCCAATTAGGAATATTCCTAAATGAAATAAGCTTTCCAGTGAACGTAACACCAATAATAACAGGTCCACTAAGCTGTTCAGGAACACTAGACTGCACAGCAATACAAGATAGTGGAAATTGTACTACTGTTCAAAACGCAACTTACGGAGCATGCACATGGAATACAAATTCATCAACCTGCATAACTGTAGAAAGCTGCCAATACATAAATAACTCAGAAGGATGTATGCCTGCTGACATAGATATAGGTTGCACATGGAGCTGA